CATGGCTTTCGGCGAATACGCCAAGTCGGTCATACCCGATCTCCCGCCGATCCCACTTGCCATCGGCGTGGTGTGGCTGGTCTCGATCGTGCAACTGACGGGCGTGAGGCATTCGTCGACCTTTCAGCTGATCTCGACCATCCTCAAGGTCGTGCTGATTGTCGCTTTCCTGATCGCCGGCTTCGTCATCGGTACGCCGCAGCCGATCTCCTTTGCGCCGCACGCGGGCGATCTCGCCCATATCGTGAGCGCGCCGTTCGCGATCGGGCTCGTCTTCGTGATGTACTCTTTTTCCGGCTGGAATGCCGCGACCTACATCATCGGCGAGATGAACACGCCGCAGCAGAGCCTGCCGCGCGCGCTGCTTACGGGCACGCTGATCGTGCTGGTGCTGTATGTCGCGCTCAATGCGGTGTTCCTCTACGCGACGCCAATCAGCGCGCTTGCGGGCCAGCTCGATGTCGCAAGCGTCGCCGGCAGCGCTATTTTCGGTTCACTCGGAGGCCGGATCGTCGGGGCGATGATCTGCGTCGGCCTGATCTCCTCGATCAGCGCGATGATGTGGATCGGCCCGCGCGTGATGATGACGATGGGGGAGGATATCCCGGCGCTGCGCGTGTTCTCGAAGCGATCGGTGAGCGGTGCGCCGGCCTACGCCATCCTGTTTCAGCTCGCGGTCGCCAATCTGCTGCTGTTCACGCGCAGCTTCGAGGCGGTGCTCGACTTCATCCAGTTTGCGCTCTTGTTCTGCTCGTTCTTCACGGTGGCCGGCGTGATCAAGCTGCGCATCACCGATCCTGATTTGCCGCGGCCTTACCGTGCCTGGGGATACCCGTTCACTCCGCTCATTTTCCTGCTCGTGACCGCGTTCATGATGTACTACCTGTTGACCGAGCGGCCCGTGCAGTCGCTGTCGGGAATGCTCGTCATGCTCACGGGCCTGCTGATTTATGCTGTTTTCCGCAGGCGGCCGGTCGCCGCAGCCAATTCACACAATCGCGAATAGATATGCTTCGACCCATGAGACTAGCGGCCGTCGCTCTTGCCCTGCTGGCTGCGACCATCTCGTCCGTGCGTGCGGCCGAGGTCACCTATGACGACACCGCGCGCTTCCTCGCGGGCATGCCGCCTTCGGCGGATTCGCCGCTGATGGCGCTTACCGGGGACCCATCCTGGCAGCATCACGCAAAATTCTTCGATAGCGCCTTCGCCCAGCTCGAGCAGCGGCAGCTATCGAAGATCCGGAGCTGGTCCGACGTCAATCTCGCAGCGCCGCGGCCGACCATGTTTTATTTCTTCAGCGGCCCGGACTTCCTTTACGCCAACGCGTTCTACTCAAAGGCCAGCACCTATGTGCTGGGCGCGCTCGAGCCGGTCGGCGCGGTGCCTGATTTGACCAGGCTGTCGCGCGGCTCCGTCGATGCCGCGCTGTACAATGTCGAGCGCTCGCTCGGCTCGATCCTGAGCTTTTCCTTCTTCATCACCAAGCAGATGAAGGTCGATCTGCACACGAACCAGGTCAACGGTACCTTGCCGATTCTCTACGTTTTCCTGGCGCGCTCCGGCAAAACCATCCGTAACGTCGAGATGGTCGCGCTCGACGACAAGGGCGGGGTACACATCGGCAACGACAATCCCGGGCCGAACGCCACGCGCGGCGTCCGCATCACCTACGCGGGCCCGGACGGTGAGGCGCGCACCCTGTATTATTTCTCGACCGATCTTTCCAATTCCGGGGCTCGCGTGGCCGGCTTCCTGAAATTCTGCGAGACGCTCGGGCCCGGCAACAGCCTGATCAAGAGCGCGTCCTATCTCTTGCACGCGGGCAATTTCACCGTCGCGCGCGACTGGCTGCTCGCCAACAGCGCGACCATCATCCAGGACGATTCCGGCATTCCGCTCGCCGATTACAATCCGCGGAAATGGCGTTTTTTCCCGTTCGGCCGCTATCTTGGTCCGATCAACGAATTCCCCGGCCGCTATCAGGAGCGTTACGCCGAATTGTTCACGCGCGCCCAGCCCATCGATTTCGGCGTCGGCTATCGCTGGCGCACGCATGAGTCGAATTTGCTGCTGTCGGTGAAGGTCGCGGGGAGCGATGCGCTGCCCGCCGCGGAGGACACCTCGTCCGCCGAGCCGGCGCCGAAACCGCTGCGCCCCAAGCGGCCGCGTCCACCCGAGCCGATCCCGCCGCCGCCGGGACGATTTTTCTGGTTCCGCTAGCTACCAGCGCGCGCTCTGGCTGGGCACGATGAATGCTGTCGTGCTTGGCGGCGTTGCGAGGCTTGTTGCCAGATACCACCCGGAGCCGAGGACCAGCACCAGCAGCGCGACAATCGCGATCATGTCGACGGTACGGGGATCATGATCCCTGGGATTGAAGCTAAGATGTAAGCCAGGCCTCAAATGAAAATGATGGCTGATTTTCCAGCGCATTGTTTTTTCCTCCCGCGGGAGCGTCACAACAACGCGAGGACGAAGTTCCGGTTCCGCTCAGAGCAGCGATGCGCGGAGCGCCGCAGCAAGCTTACGAAGCGTTGACACCGCGCCAGCGGCCGTAGCGCCAGGGCAAATACCAGCGCGCACCGCGCGGCGCAGCGAGGGGCACGTTGTCGATGCCTGACGTGCCGAAAGGGTTGCAGCGCAATAGCCGGGCCACCGTCATCCAGCCGCCGGCCCAGAGTCCGAAGCGCTCGATGGCCTCATCGCCGTAGACGGAGCAGGTCGGCAGATGACGGCAGTTGTAGCCGACCAGCGGCGACAGCGTATGCCGGTAGAGCCAGATCAGCGCGCGGCCGAACCTGCGCGGCAGTCGCAGCGCTTCGGCGATGGGTGCGGAGCAGTGCTCGCAGGCTGAGTGCTTCATATGCGATGTGCCGACATCCTGTGCGCGCTAATGCTCGGTTCCAACGCGGGGAACAGCGGGCTGTTGTACGCGCGCCATATTTTGCCTGCTTTCAGGGAGCAGTGCAGCAAGTACCTATGGACGATCTGTATTCCCCCGGATACCATTTTTGTGACGTTCATGTGTAGACTCGCGGGAACATGATACGGGGCTTGCCTGAATCGCTTTGGGGCTTGGGGAAGGAACCAGTTTGAAAGTTCACAGGTCGCTCAATCTTCGCGGCTGGTTGCTGGTGGGAACCGCCGCTTGTGGAGTCGTGTTGGCGGGCGCCATCGCGACCTTTGGTTCGCCAGCCAGCGCTGGCGCCTCGCTCGAAGAGCGCAAGCTCCCGATGAAGTTTGGCTGGGTGGCCTGCGAGCCCAATTGCCGCGGCTGGGTCAGCGCGGTCGGCATTATCACTGCGGATACACCGAAA
This genomic interval from Bradyrhizobium guangzhouense contains the following:
- a CDS encoding APC family permease: MTASDAGTAPWTGRLTGGSGVSVLVATAIVVADMIGVGVFTSLGFQVKDIPSGFSILALWTVGGIVALCGVFSYSELGAMFPRSSGEYNFLGRAYHPAFGFLAGWVSATVGFAAPVALAAMAFGEYAKSVIPDLPPIPLAIGVVWLVSIVQLTGVRHSSTFQLISTILKVVLIVAFLIAGFVIGTPQPISFAPHAGDLAHIVSAPFAIGLVFVMYSFSGWNAATYIIGEMNTPQQSLPRALLTGTLIVLVLYVALNAVFLYATPISALAGQLDVASVAGSAIFGSLGGRIVGAMICVGLISSISAMMWIGPRVMMTMGEDIPALRVFSKRSVSGAPAYAILFQLAVANLLLFTRSFEAVLDFIQFALLFCSFFTVAGVIKLRITDPDLPRPYRAWGYPFTPLIFLLVTAFMMYYLLTERPVQSLSGMLVMLTGLLIYAVFRRRPVAAANSHNRE
- the yidD gene encoding membrane protein insertion efficiency factor YidD; translation: MKHSACEHCSAPIAEALRLPRRFGRALIWLYRHTLSPLVGYNCRHLPTCSVYGDEAIERFGLWAGGWMTVARLLRCNPFGTSGIDNVPLAAPRGARWYLPWRYGRWRGVNAS